One stretch of Pseudobdellovibrionaceae bacterium DNA includes these proteins:
- a CDS encoding PilZ domain-containing protein: MIFKPKSKQTPAKQSRSKDSDFQGITDLSQTEVSLRPDSHGSLEEEYTATGHRLEIVDSMGRRQHVRFSGHVTVVISNERSTFRTSTVNVSSGGAFLRDLIPHEFLAKPFDCLFIAEKSDNSREFLMVRGKALEFPLRSHRVQFLSAPQHMQETLHSIFG; encoded by the coding sequence ATGATTTTCAAACCGAAATCGAAACAGACTCCCGCAAAACAGTCGCGTTCCAAAGATTCGGACTTTCAAGGCATCACCGATCTTTCACAGACCGAAGTCTCTTTACGTCCTGATTCCCATGGCAGCCTCGAAGAAGAGTATACCGCAACCGGACACCGTTTAGAGATCGTCGATTCGATGGGACGGCGTCAGCACGTGCGTTTCAGCGGACACGTCACGGTCGTCATTTCAAACGAGCGCTCGACCTTCCGTACATCGACCGTCAACGTGTCTTCCGGTGGCGCGTTTCTGCGCGACCTGATCCCGCACGAATTCCTGGCAAAGCCTTTCGATTGCCTTTTCATCGCGGAGAAAAGCGATAACTCACGAGAGTTCTTAATGGTGCGCGGGAAAGCGCTCGAGTTCCCTTTGCGCTCGCACCGGGTGCAATTCCTTTCGGCGCCCCAGCATATGCAAGAGACCCTGCACTCAATTTTCGGATAA
- the argR gene encoding arginine repressor has protein sequence MKTGDTQERLKVLTELLESGALSTQEELAAELKSRDYHVTQSTISRDLRRIGAVKAQDVSGRTVYRLTEDLTATPVPSSNLDGLVLDMAHNGAMIVLHTTPGSASLVARHLDAMRSEGILGTIAGDDTIFLAPESVKKIDAIMARIQDVFALSEN, from the coding sequence ATGAAGACGGGCGACACTCAGGAACGATTGAAGGTTTTGACGGAGCTCCTCGAGAGCGGGGCTCTGTCGACTCAAGAGGAACTGGCGGCCGAGCTGAAAAGTCGCGACTACCACGTCACCCAGTCCACGATTTCGCGTGACCTGCGCCGGATTGGCGCGGTGAAGGCACAGGACGTGAGCGGCCGCACCGTGTATCGGCTGACCGAAGATCTGACGGCGACGCCGGTTCCTTCGTCGAATCTTGATGGCTTAGTGTTGGATATGGCCCACAACGGCGCCATGATCGTTTTGCATACGACGCCGGGCTCGGCGTCGTTGGTTGCCCGTCACTTGGATGCGATGAGATCTGAAGGAATTTTGGGAACGATTGCGGGCGACGACACGATTTTTTTGGCGCCCGAATCGGTCAAGAAGATCGATGCGATCATGGCCCGCATCCAGGACGTCTTCGCTTTATCCGAAAATTGA
- the argF gene encoding ornithine carbamoyltransferase → MLKLDFPHFLTGEELSPEQLNALLETAELFRKERRVLVDGPLQGKTFALVFEKPSLRTRVSFTVGVQELGGTALVLDSAQKKSEEPEDSVRVMQGMVHGMMLRTFDHSIFAKMTKFAKMPIINGLSDQHHPCQALADLQTLKQSFGNLKGLKLAYVGDGNNVLNSLLLLAPWAGVDVHYACPKGFEPDAEIVKRAEKRAEKMGAKIRAFATPAEAVKGVDAIYTDVWTSMGQEAEAKAKEAAFAGYQVNMDLLNAASPRAIVLHCLPMVKGKEITADVVEHERSALFRQAENRLHAQKALMFGIYHGIQSGNVKGF, encoded by the coding sequence ATGCTTAAGCTCGACTTCCCCCATTTCCTGACCGGCGAGGAGCTCTCGCCGGAGCAGTTGAACGCGCTTCTCGAGACCGCGGAGCTTTTCCGTAAAGAGCGTCGCGTGCTCGTCGATGGACCGCTGCAAGGGAAGACCTTTGCCCTCGTCTTCGAGAAGCCGTCGTTGCGGACGCGCGTGAGTTTCACCGTGGGCGTGCAAGAGCTGGGCGGTACCGCGCTGGTCTTGGATTCCGCGCAGAAGAAATCGGAAGAGCCCGAGGATTCCGTACGGGTCATGCAGGGCATGGTGCACGGGATGATGCTGCGGACCTTCGATCATTCGATTTTTGCGAAGATGACGAAGTTCGCGAAAATGCCGATCATCAACGGACTTTCGGATCAACATCACCCCTGTCAGGCGCTCGCGGATTTGCAAACGCTGAAGCAGTCCTTCGGAAATTTGAAAGGACTGAAGCTTGCCTACGTGGGCGACGGGAACAACGTCCTGAACTCGCTCCTGTTGTTGGCGCCCTGGGCGGGCGTTGACGTTCACTACGCGTGCCCCAAAGGTTTTGAGCCCGACGCGGAAATCGTGAAGCGGGCCGAGAAACGCGCCGAAAAAATGGGCGCGAAGATCCGCGCGTTCGCGACTCCGGCGGAAGCCGTGAAGGGCGTCGATGCGATCTACACCGATGTGTGGACCAGCATGGGGCAAGAGGCCGAAGCGAAAGCCAAAGAAGCGGCGTTCGCGGGGTATCAAGTCAATATGGACCTCTTGAATGCGGCCTCGCCGCGTGCCATTGTTCTGCACTGCCTTCCCATGGTGAAGGGAAAGGAAATCACGGCGGATGTCGTGGAACACGAGCGCAGCGCGCTTTTCCGCCAGGCCGAGAATCGCCTGCACGCGCAGAAAGCGCTGATGTTCGGGATTTATCACGGCATCCAGAGCGGCAACGTGAAAGGCTTTTAG
- the argB gene encoding acetylglutamate kinase translates to MMNQSKKILIKLGGASLQKDSILQGIVQAVKEFRQFGYQVVIVHGGGPAINAELTKKGITWSFKDGQRVTTNEMMDTIEMVLSGSMNSRIVRALNVAGVPAMGLSGTDGGILSCTRASEALGQVGQIQSVNTLFIDGLAQIKGSPVPVIAPLGVGANGETYNINADWAATRLAAALKVEQLLFMTDMPGILNGDGCLLREQSVDDLQDLIEKDIVTGGMLTKVRAIQFAALNGIGSVRVLNAIDAVKGLWSDWVGTTCYDNGHAPAWLKYPPRFEELPSEDFQYA, encoded by the coding sequence ATGATGAACCAATCAAAAAAAATTCTGATCAAGTTGGGTGGCGCTTCGCTGCAAAAAGACTCGATCCTGCAAGGGATCGTGCAGGCCGTGAAAGAGTTCCGCCAATTCGGTTACCAGGTCGTCATCGTTCACGGCGGCGGTCCCGCGATCAATGCGGAGCTGACCAAGAAGGGCATCACCTGGTCGTTCAAAGACGGCCAGCGCGTGACCACGAACGAAATGATGGACACCATCGAGATGGTGCTGAGCGGCTCCATGAACAGCCGGATCGTCCGCGCGCTGAACGTCGCGGGCGTTCCCGCCATGGGGCTCTCGGGCACTGACGGGGGCATCTTGTCCTGCACGCGGGCCTCGGAAGCTTTGGGCCAGGTGGGACAAATCCAAAGCGTGAATACGCTTTTCATCGACGGCTTGGCGCAGATCAAGGGTTCGCCCGTTCCCGTTATCGCTCCTTTGGGCGTCGGCGCGAACGGCGAGACCTACAACATCAATGCGGACTGGGCGGCGACTCGCCTGGCGGCCGCGCTGAAGGTGGAACAACTGCTGTTCATGACCGATATGCCCGGCATCTTGAACGGCGACGGCTGTCTGCTGCGCGAACAGAGCGTGGACGATCTGCAAGACTTGATCGAAAAGGACATCGTCACCGGTGGCATGCTGACGAAGGTGCGCGCGATTCAGTTCGCGGCGCTGAACGGAATCGGCAGCGTGCGCGTCTTGAACGCGATCGATGCGGTGAAAGGTCTGTGGAGCGACTGGGTCGGCACCACCTGTTACGACAACGGGCACGCGCCGGCATGGCTGAAGTACCCTCCTCGGTTCGAGGAGCTTCCTTCGGAGGATTTCCAATATGCTTAA
- the argJ gene encoding bifunctional glutamate N-acetyltransferase/amino-acid acetyltransferase ArgJ: MTPGPGLQRTLLPKGFFASGVNCGVRRYRPDMGLIFSDVPATAAGVFTTNACAAAPVHYSKALLPGKGIRAILTNSGQANAATGEQGVKDNLAMVEACAAALQVQPNEVLVASTGVIGKPLEMDKIIPGMPELAARLTDVTENFALAILTTDLVPKSMTTMVALSTGVVRLTGIAKGSGMIHPNMATMLGYLLTDAQIEPGMCHLMLKEVVDESFNMISVDGDTSTNDCVFMMANGASGISLAQQKDIQTFRKALLEVAQFLAQSIAADGEGATKLVEVEVRGLPDVELARVAARAVTTSPLVKTAIHGEDPNWGRILAKLGTAGIPANAFREMNLSIQGKEIFKNGAPLAFDRDEVRKELRLSKVRIEVDFGTGGHRATAWGCDLSKKYVDINTEYS; this comes from the coding sequence ATGACCCCTGGCCCTGGATTGCAACGGACTCTTCTGCCGAAAGGCTTTTTCGCGAGCGGTGTGAACTGTGGCGTCCGACGTTACCGCCCGGATATGGGACTCATTTTTTCGGATGTTCCCGCAACGGCCGCGGGCGTCTTCACGACGAACGCGTGCGCGGCGGCGCCCGTGCACTACTCGAAAGCGCTGCTGCCCGGGAAGGGGATCCGCGCAATTCTGACGAACAGCGGTCAAGCCAATGCGGCGACCGGTGAGCAGGGCGTGAAGGACAACCTCGCCATGGTCGAGGCCTGCGCGGCCGCTTTGCAGGTGCAACCCAATGAAGTCCTCGTCGCGTCGACGGGCGTGATCGGCAAGCCGCTCGAGATGGATAAGATCATTCCCGGGATGCCCGAGCTCGCGGCGCGTTTGACCGACGTGACCGAAAATTTCGCGCTCGCGATCCTGACGACGGACCTTGTGCCCAAGTCGATGACCACCATGGTGGCGCTGTCGACAGGCGTGGTGCGGCTGACGGGCATCGCGAAGGGTTCGGGGATGATTCACCCGAACATGGCGACGATGCTGGGTTATCTGCTGACGGACGCGCAAATCGAACCGGGCATGTGCCACTTGATGCTGAAGGAAGTGGTCGACGAGAGCTTCAACATGATCAGCGTGGACGGCGACACGTCGACCAACGACTGCGTGTTTATGATGGCGAACGGCGCTTCGGGGATTTCGCTTGCGCAACAGAAGGATATCCAGACGTTCCGTAAGGCGCTCCTGGAAGTCGCGCAGTTTCTGGCGCAGTCGATCGCGGCGGACGGTGAAGGCGCGACGAAACTCGTCGAAGTCGAAGTGCGTGGGCTTCCCGATGTCGAATTGGCACGGGTCGCGGCGCGCGCGGTGACGACATCCCCGCTGGTCAAGACGGCGATCCACGGTGAAGACCCGAACTGGGGTCGCATCTTGGCGAAGTTGGGAACGGCCGGGATCCCCGCGAACGCGTTTCGCGAGATGAACCTGAGCATTCAAGGCAAAGAGATTTTCAAAAACGGCGCGCCGCTGGCGTTCGATCGGGACGAGGTCCGCAAGGAGCTGCGTCTGTCGAAGGTGCGCATCGAAGTGGATTTCGGCACCGGTGGGCACAGAGCCACCGCTTGGGGCTGCGATCTGTCGAAGAAATACGTCGATATCAATACGGAGTACTCATGA
- the argC gene encoding N-acetyl-gamma-glutamyl-phosphate reductase — protein sequence MTHKYDASFSPSKTLARVAVVGARGYSGLELVRGLLPRRDIALTEVYASKAFDLAAEVELPGVEQIQVAGESEILKTQADLVFLATPAEVSLELAPQLVALGKKVIDLSGAFRLHTHAIKEWYGFDVKPELLAMARYSLVPFAGPFAKDVKIVSNPGCYATAIQMALVPLLKKGLIDPAMIVVDAKSGTSGAGRKANESQLFTEVAEDLRPYRVGRHQHLPEIEEGLSQYSGTQPELFFSTHLLPIRHGIQAAIYAKTSARLEQVEAAYAEAFADYPLAKFGSLEKKPQLANLTKVVGTAETRISYEIRDGKLYVFSCIDNRLKGAATQAIENMNVWLDLPATAGLYFHPAPAKATGSQNGGRS from the coding sequence ATGACGCATAAATATGATGCCTCATTCAGCCCCTCCAAGACCCTCGCACGCGTGGCCGTGGTGGGTGCGCGCGGGTACAGCGGCCTCGAACTCGTTCGGGGGTTGCTTCCGCGTCGCGATATCGCGCTGACCGAGGTCTATGCGTCGAAAGCCTTTGATCTCGCGGCGGAAGTTGAACTTCCCGGCGTCGAACAAATCCAAGTCGCGGGCGAGTCCGAAATTCTGAAAACCCAGGCGGACCTTGTTTTTCTGGCCACTCCGGCGGAAGTTTCGCTGGAGCTGGCTCCGCAACTGGTCGCCCTGGGTAAGAAAGTCATCGACCTGAGCGGAGCATTCCGTCTGCATACCCATGCGATCAAAGAGTGGTACGGTTTCGACGTGAAGCCGGAGCTCCTCGCGATGGCGCGCTACAGCTTGGTTCCGTTCGCAGGCCCCTTCGCGAAAGACGTGAAGATCGTTTCGAATCCCGGTTGTTACGCGACGGCGATCCAGATGGCGCTGGTTCCCCTTTTGAAGAAGGGTCTGATTGATCCCGCGATGATCGTGGTGGATGCGAAGTCGGGAACCTCGGGCGCGGGTCGCAAGGCCAACGAATCCCAGCTCTTCACCGAAGTTGCGGAAGACTTGCGCCCTTACCGGGTCGGCCGTCACCAGCATCTGCCCGAAATCGAAGAGGGCTTGTCGCAATATTCGGGGACGCAACCGGAGCTTTTCTTTTCGACTCACTTGCTGCCGATCCGTCACGGAATTCAAGCGGCGATCTACGCGAAGACGAGTGCGCGGTTGGAGCAGGTCGAGGCGGCCTACGCCGAGGCCTTCGCGGACTATCCGCTGGCGAAGTTCGGCTCCTTGGAGAAGAAGCCGCAGCTCGCGAATCTGACCAAAGTGGTCGGAACCGCCGAAACGCGCATTTCTTACGAGATCCGTGACGGCAAATTGTATGTGTTCAGCTGTATCGACAATCGACTGAAAGGGGCGGCCACCCAGGCGATCGAGAATATGAATGTGTGGTTGGATTTGCCGGCGACGGCGGGTCTTTACTTTCACCCGGCACCCGCAAAGGCGACCGGTTCTCAAAATGGAGGTCGGTCATGA
- a CDS encoding argininosuccinate synthase, whose amino-acid sequence MAQQKKENGKDKVLLVYSGGLDTSICIPLMKEEQYGYKEVITVTVDVGQDPKDIVQAQEKAKIMGTTHFTVDAKDEFVKDYCWKALQANGDYQGYPMSTSIARPLIAAKAAEVAQKLGVTAFAHGCTGKGNDQYRIEFGLRTLIPDATIHAPIREHNMTRVWEIEYAKKNNVPIQQSLEKIWSIDENLWGRSIEGGRLEEPDYAPPEEIFQWTKSPEAANAEATTITVKFENGVPVAINGETGTPSQLVIRMNSIAGDNGVGRIDIMEDRMMGLKVRENYECPAATVFLKAHKALENLVLTREEIRFKATVDLEWSKLAYEGLWWDPLKENLEAFIQSTQKRVAGEVKMKLFKGGITVVGRTSPWALYSADLASFDTTTFDQRESTGAVKNFGMQSRMYHHLKRTQK is encoded by the coding sequence ATGGCCCAACAGAAAAAAGAGAACGGCAAAGACAAAGTGCTGCTCGTTTACAGCGGCGGACTCGACACATCCATCTGCATTCCCCTCATGAAGGAAGAGCAGTACGGCTACAAAGAGGTCATCACCGTGACCGTCGACGTCGGCCAAGACCCGAAGGACATCGTCCAAGCGCAAGAGAAGGCGAAGATCATGGGCACCACCCACTTCACCGTCGACGCGAAAGACGAATTCGTGAAGGACTACTGTTGGAAGGCCCTGCAGGCGAATGGCGACTACCAAGGTTATCCCATGTCGACCTCCATCGCGCGCCCCCTGATCGCGGCGAAAGCCGCGGAAGTCGCCCAGAAGCTCGGCGTGACCGCGTTCGCCCACGGCTGCACCGGCAAAGGCAACGATCAGTACCGGATCGAATTCGGTCTGCGCACCCTGATCCCCGACGCCACCATCCACGCACCCATCCGTGAACACAATATGACGCGCGTTTGGGAAATCGAGTACGCGAAGAAAAACAATGTCCCGATCCAGCAGTCGCTCGAAAAGATTTGGTCGATCGACGAAAACCTGTGGGGACGTTCCATCGAAGGCGGACGCCTGGAAGAGCCCGACTACGCTCCCCCGGAAGAGATCTTCCAGTGGACGAAATCACCCGAGGCCGCGAACGCCGAAGCCACGACCATCACCGTGAAATTCGAGAACGGCGTTCCCGTCGCGATCAACGGCGAAACCGGAACCCCTTCGCAACTCGTGATCCGCATGAACTCCATCGCGGGCGATAACGGCGTCGGCCGCATCGACATCATGGAAGACCGGATGATGGGACTGAAGGTCCGCGAGAACTACGAGTGCCCCGCGGCGACCGTGTTCTTGAAAGCGCACAAAGCCCTCGAAAACTTGGTGCTCACGCGCGAAGAGATCCGCTTCAAAGCGACCGTCGACCTGGAATGGTCGAAGCTCGCCTACGAAGGTCTGTGGTGGGATCCTTTGAAAGAAAACCTCGAAGCCTTCATCCAATCGACGCAAAAACGTGTCGCGGGCGAAGTAAAAATGAAGCTCTTCAAAGGCGGCATCACCGTCGTCGGCCGGACTTCGCCCTGGGCGTTGTACTCGGCGGATCTGGCTTCGTTCGATACGACGACCTTCGATCAGCGTGAGTCCACCGGCGCGGTGAAAAACTTCGGTATGCAGTCGCGCATGTACCACCACCTGAAGCGGACCCAAAAGTAA
- the argH gene encoding argininosuccinate lyase: MKLWGGRFEKDLDRDVLEFTTSFGIDQRLWPVDIDGSIAHARMLGAQGILSAADSAGLVKALTELKQDIAEGKVVLDPNAEDVHSAIEVALNQKIGALSGRLHTARSRNDQVATDVRLYLRGQIDELRAELKELQTTLFETAEKHTTTVLSGMTHFQHAQPVSLAHHLLTYFWMLDRDIGRLADCRERMNLNPLGAAALAGTGFPLDRKATAQELGFAGPIPNSLDAVSDRDFIVEFLSAGSLIMMHYSRLCEELIIWSTPEFGFVELGDEVTTGSSIMPQKKNPDVAELIRGRVGQLYGNLMGALTMMKGLPLAYNRDMQEDKVYLFEGLDLVRVSTRMMNLMLQKASWKPERMAASLAGDFSNATDLADDLVRKGLPFREAHEVIGRLVRQSLETGVALEKMKLEDLKKCSSLFDEASLKVIPHLTVMNARISEGGAGVDAVKAQLQVAKTRLATK; the protein is encoded by the coding sequence ATGAAGCTTTGGGGCGGACGTTTCGAGAAAGACCTCGACCGTGACGTGCTGGAGTTCACCACGAGCTTCGGCATCGATCAGCGCCTGTGGCCCGTCGACATCGACGGGTCCATCGCGCACGCGCGGATGCTGGGCGCTCAGGGCATCCTGAGCGCCGCGGACAGCGCGGGTCTGGTGAAAGCGCTGACGGAACTCAAGCAGGACATCGCCGAAGGCAAAGTCGTACTTGATCCCAATGCCGAAGACGTCCACTCCGCCATCGAAGTCGCCCTGAACCAAAAGATCGGCGCGCTATCGGGTCGGCTGCACACCGCCCGTAGCCGCAACGACCAGGTCGCCACCGACGTCCGCCTTTATCTACGCGGCCAGATCGACGAACTGCGCGCCGAGCTGAAAGAGCTGCAAACCACGCTCTTCGAAACCGCCGAAAAGCATACGACAACGGTGCTTTCGGGCATGACCCACTTCCAGCACGCGCAGCCCGTGTCGCTCGCGCACCACCTGCTGACCTATTTCTGGATGCTCGATCGGGACATCGGTCGTTTGGCCGACTGCCGCGAGCGCATGAACTTGAATCCCCTCGGTGCGGCGGCGCTGGCCGGCACCGGTTTCCCGCTGGACCGCAAGGCCACCGCGCAAGAGCTCGGCTTTGCCGGCCCCATCCCGAACTCGCTGGATGCCGTCAGCGATCGGGACTTCATCGTGGAGTTCCTCTCGGCGGGATCGCTGATCATGATGCACTACTCGCGTCTATGCGAAGAACTCATCATCTGGTCGACTCCCGAGTTCGGTTTCGTCGAGCTGGGTGATGAAGTGACCACGGGTTCCTCCATCATGCCGCAAAAGAAAAATCCCGACGTCGCGGAGCTGATCCGCGGTCGCGTAGGCCAGCTTTACGGCAACCTGATGGGCGCCCTCACGATGATGAAGGGCCTTCCCCTCGCCTACAACCGCGACATGCAGGAAGACAAAGTCTACCTTTTCGAAGGACTTGATCTGGTCCGCGTTTCGACCCGCATGATGAACCTCATGTTGCAAAAAGCGTCCTGGAAACCCGAACGGATGGCGGCCTCGCTGGCCGGGGACTTCTCGAACGCGACCGATCTTGCCGACGATCTCGTCCGCAAAGGCCTGCCTTTCCGCGAAGCGCACGAAGTGATCGGCCGCCTGGTGCGCCAGTCGCTCGAAACCGGCGTGGCCCTCGAAAAAATGAAACTCGAAGACCTGAAAAAGTGCTCGTCGCTGTTCGACGAAGCCAGCCTGAAAGTCATTCCGCATTTGACCGTGATGAACGCCCGGATTTCCGAAGGCGGCGCCGGCGTGGACGCGGTTAAAGCCCAGCTTCAGGTGGCGAAGACGCGTCTGGCGACGAAATAA
- a CDS encoding GNAT family N-acetyltransferase, protein MFHQSEDCVFCRILCGELPASFVYRDESVAAFMDINPINPGHLLIVPLHHSKSLTGVPPLSAGRLFQVAQSLLGAFERQSEVRYQGANVFLSEGEVAGQEVFHAHLHIAPRFRGDGHRMGFAGADPDAGSRANLDRVALALRAALPITGPMVSTADLTVERARSTDLEDWARMREELWPGAGVAAHLHDAEAMLHRPDVAVFIARAADDGGKARGFCEISIRPYVNGCDTAPVAFLEGIFIEASFRRAGIGRKLIEAAVKWAATKGFRELGSDAEIENRESITAHERWGFECTEQVQYLRFTIPGSFSGQGAPRNV, encoded by the coding sequence ATGTTTCACCAAAGTGAGGACTGCGTTTTTTGCCGAATTCTCTGTGGAGAGTTGCCCGCGAGTTTCGTTTATCGGGATGAGTCCGTTGCGGCCTTCATGGATATCAATCCCATCAATCCTGGTCACCTCTTGATCGTGCCTCTACATCATTCGAAAAGTTTGACCGGAGTGCCGCCTTTGTCGGCGGGTCGGCTGTTTCAGGTCGCGCAGTCCCTGCTGGGCGCTTTCGAACGTCAGAGTGAAGTCAGGTATCAGGGGGCGAACGTGTTTTTGTCCGAGGGGGAGGTCGCGGGTCAGGAGGTTTTCCACGCCCATCTCCACATCGCGCCCCGCTTTCGCGGGGACGGTCACCGTATGGGGTTCGCCGGTGCGGATCCGGATGCGGGATCGCGCGCGAACCTGGATCGCGTCGCCTTGGCGTTGCGTGCAGCTTTGCCGATCACGGGACCGATGGTCTCGACCGCCGACCTCACGGTGGAGCGCGCCCGGAGCACGGATCTAGAAGACTGGGCGCGGATGCGCGAGGAGCTGTGGCCCGGCGCGGGGGTGGCCGCGCATCTTCATGATGCCGAAGCGATGCTTCATCGGCCCGACGTGGCCGTCTTCATCGCGCGTGCGGCAGACGACGGTGGAAAAGCGCGTGGATTTTGCGAAATCTCGATTCGGCCTTACGTGAACGGGTGCGACACCGCGCCGGTGGCGTTTCTTGAAGGAATTTTTATCGAGGCTTCATTTCGGCGCGCCGGGATCGGACGAAAGTTGATCGAAGCGGCGGTGAAGTGGGCGGCGACGAAAGGTTTTCGTGAGCTCGGCTCGGATGCGGAAATCGAAAATCGTGAATCGATCACCGCGCACGAACGCTGGGGCTTCGAATGCACGGAACAGGTGCAATACTTGCGATTCACGATTCCGGGATCTTTTTCTGGACAAGGCGCGCCCCGGAACGTTTAA